A genomic window from Solanum stenotomum isolate F172 chromosome 10, ASM1918654v1, whole genome shotgun sequence includes:
- the LOC125842116 gene encoding uncharacterized protein LOC125842116: MQTSDIMEDEDVSPNASLQRNGSFICVAAPFLYDKLPEEPLKLSILKLDGSSFDIEVPRNGNVEDLKRAVVEAFSHCKISWLHVWGHFCLSYGGQKLLSDDDLIGTYGIKDGDELSFVRHVSVGYNPKMTQSEGEEHQFDHHKVSNDFDEEELKGEKEYNDHQDDEDNSSEDENNGCGVGNCQYRLFHLFRGLFSYQKLEISERSAEQKTE; the protein is encoded by the exons ATGCAGACCTCAGACATAATGGAGGACGAAGATGTTAGCCCGAATGCTTCATTACAAAGGAATGGATCATTTATTTGTGTAGCAGCACCATTCTTGTATGATAAGTTACCTGAGGAACCCCTTAAGCTTTCCATCCTCAAATTGGATGGCTCTTCTTTCG ATATTGAAGTGCCTAGAAATGGTAACGTGGAAGATCTCAAACGGGCCGTGGTAGAGGCCTTCAGCCATTGCAAGATTTCATG GTTACATGTATGGGGGCATTTTTGTCTGAGCTATGGCGGACAGAAGCTACTTTCAGATGATGATTTGATAGGAACCTACGGGATCAAGGATGGCGATGAG CTTAGTTTTGTGAGACATGTATCGGTTGGTTACAATCCAAAAATGACACAATCAGAAGGAGAGGAGCATCAGTTTGATCATCATAAAGT ATCGAATGATTTTGATGAGGAAGAGCTGAAAGGTGAAAAAGAGTATAATGATCACCAAGATGATGAAGACAACAGTTCGGAGGACGAGAATAATGGGTGTGGTGTTGGTAACTGCCAATACAGGctatttcatttatttagaGGATTATTCTCATATCAGAAACTGGAAATTTCAGAAAGAAGTGCAGAACAGAAGACAGAGTAA
- the LOC125842876 gene encoding uncharacterized protein LOC125842876, protein MERFIDIVRIQDTSASSLKEAIFNLLAQHSLSPSSVRGQYYDGASNMQGEINGLKVLIRRESKSAHSIHCFAHQLQLTHVGVSKKCIEMGKLVVLISNIFNVLGSSFKRMDILRDSQKSTIQVALDMGELTNGRGMNQQLDLSRACDTRWGSHYKSFNNFIIMFGSILEVLESLALDTRSMDERAKAMGHLEACQTFEIAFMLHLMRDVLAITNDLNKCLQKKKSKILLMTCYLLK, encoded by the coding sequence ATGGAGCGATTTATTGACATTGTCCGTATTCAAGATACTAGTGCTTCATCTTTAAAGGAggcaatttttaatttacttgCTCAACATTCTTTGAGTCCATCAAGTGTGCGTGGACAATATTATGATGGGGCAAGTAATATGCAAGGTGAGATCAATGGCCTTAAAGTGTTGATTAGACGAGAAAGTAAATCGGCTCATTCCATCCATTGTTTTGCGCATCAACTTCAACTAACTCATGTTGGGGTCTCTAAAAAGTGTATTGAAATGGGAAAACTTGTAGTATTgatctcaaatatttttaatgtattggGATCTTCTTTTAAGCGTATGGATATTTTACGAGattctcaaaaatcaacaaTTCAAGTGGCATTAGATATGGGTGAACTTACAAACGGTAGGGGCATGAATCAACAACTTGATCTTTCAAGAGCTTGTGATACTCGCTGGGGATCTCATTATAAAtcctttaataattttattattatgtttggCTCTATTCTTGAGGTTCTTGAATCACTTGCTCTTGATACAAGGAGTATGGATGAAAGAGCCAAGGCAATGGGACATCTTGAAGCTTGTCAAACATTTGAGATTGCGTTTATGTTGCATTTGATGAGAGATGTCTTAGCAATCACAAATGATCTTAATAAAtgcttacaaaaaaaaaagagcaagatATTGCTAATGACATGCTACTTGTTGAAGTAG